One Ignavibacteria bacterium DNA segment encodes these proteins:
- a CDS encoding MBL fold metallo-hydrolase: protein MKITFWGTRGSIPSPGLHTVRYGGNTPCIEIRLDDNSLIILDAGTGIRMLGDKLLAEGNPINAALLITHQHWDHIQGLPFFKPAFIGGNKFMVIGSSVRGISLKRALSNQTKRMYFPVRLKEMEATFTFRSVKEEQFEVFGATVNTIYVNHPVFALGYRIHHRGCSVVYISDNEPVDSQTIAQMSSKRSIIQSYINHGNDLNQKLYDFCRGADLLIHDSFFTPDEYVQHIGWGHSHYLFTLQVAREAKVKHCVFFHHHPERKDEEIDDMVQICKREIERTNIAMECSAAIEGQTIVL from the coding sequence ATGAAGATAACATTTTGGGGAACTCGAGGTTCGATACCTTCTCCCGGATTACATACCGTTCGCTATGGAGGAAATACGCCGTGCATTGAAATCCGTTTGGACGATAATTCCCTTATCATTCTTGATGCAGGAACGGGAATTCGTATGTTAGGAGATAAATTATTAGCCGAAGGAAACCCCATAAACGCGGCACTGTTAATAACGCATCAGCATTGGGACCATATACAGGGATTGCCATTTTTCAAACCCGCATTTATTGGTGGGAATAAGTTTATGGTAATCGGTTCAAGTGTGCGTGGTATTTCATTGAAGCGCGCACTTTCCAATCAAACAAAACGAATGTATTTTCCTGTTCGACTGAAAGAGATGGAAGCAACATTTACTTTTCGTTCTGTCAAAGAAGAACAATTTGAAGTTTTTGGGGCAACGGTAAATACGATTTACGTGAACCATCCGGTATTTGCTCTCGGTTATCGTATTCATCACCGAGGATGTTCCGTAGTATATATCAGTGATAATGAGCCTGTGGATAGTCAAACCATTGCACAGATGAGTTCCAAACGTTCTATTATCCAAAGTTACATCAATCACGGAAACGATTTGAATCAGAAACTTTATGATTTTTGCCGCGGTGCAGATTTGTTAATCCACGATTCGTTTTTTACTCCCGATGAATATGTTCAACACATCGGATGGGGACATTCACATTATCTTTTTACTTTACAAGTTGCGCGGGAAGCAAAAGTAAAACATTGTGTATTTTTTCACCATCATCCTGAACGCAAAGACGAGGAAATTGATGATATGGTTCAGATATGTAAGCGTGAAATAGAGCGAACGAATATTGCGATGGAATGTTCCGCGGCAATAGAAGGTCAAACAATTGTACTTTGA
- the raiA gene encoding ribosome-associated translation inhibitor RaiA produces the protein MDIHITSRKIKIGSLLKEHAHSEIEKFEHLFEHIQRCDVIFSKDGQAPNTNVAEIVLHANGHFLTSKEQTEDFRKSLDIAAEKVFHQLSTYKSKLTSRKKSKVARTRKALS, from the coding sequence ATGGATATTCATATAACATCAAGAAAAATAAAAATTGGTTCGCTCTTGAAAGAGCATGCACATTCGGAAATAGAAAAATTTGAACATTTGTTTGAACACATTCAACGTTGTGATGTTATTTTTAGTAAAGATGGTCAAGCCCCAAATACCAATGTGGCAGAGATTGTTCTCCACGCGAATGGACATTTTCTCACATCGAAAGAGCAAACGGAAGATTTTCGAAAATCACTTGATATAGCAGCCGAAAAAGTATTTCATCAATTAAGTACGTATAAATCGAAACTAACATCGCGCAAGAAATCCAAAGTTGCGCGTACGCGTAAAGCACTTTCGTAA
- a CDS encoding DUF494 domain-containing protein, translating to MYDKIVEILIYLLLEIKEKQSLNDLDLSKLEESGYSPIEISAALSWLFEKMRFNETKLPLQTTADSSRSFRIFHDVEKLAIDAKARGFLMQLRELNLVTEIELEYIIERIMLSGYSHANIEDVKAIVSSVFFEMKDPSLYGASNKIFDSGTIH from the coding sequence ATGTACGATAAAATTGTTGAAATACTCATTTATCTCCTTTTAGAAATAAAAGAAAAGCAAAGTCTGAACGACCTTGATTTATCCAAACTCGAAGAGAGCGGGTACTCGCCGATAGAAATAAGCGCAGCACTGAGTTGGTTATTTGAAAAAATGCGATTTAATGAAACCAAACTTCCATTGCAAACAACCGCAGATTCTTCCCGTTCATTTCGGATATTTCACGACGTAGAAAAACTTGCTATTGACGCGAAAGCGCGCGGATTTCTTATGCAATTGCGCGAACTCAATCTTGTTACCGAAATTGAACTGGAATACATTATTGAACGTATAATGCTCAGCGGATATTCACACGCAAACATTGAAGATGTGAAAGCAATTGTCTCTTCAGTGTTTTTTGAAATGAAAGACCCTTCATTATACGGCGCAAGTAATAAGATTTTCGATAGCGGAACAATTCATTAA
- the metG gene encoding methionine--tRNA ligase — MNNTKKILVTAALPYANGKIHLGHLAGAYLPADIYVRYQRAMKRDVVFICGSDEHGVPITITAEKENTTPKNVVDKVHELNKSAFEKCGMSFDNYSRTSLPLHHETAKEFFQKFYHQKILVEKKEQQFFDEKKQKFLPDRYVEGICPVCTNPEARGDQCEKCGSYYNASELKNPKSKLSGETPTLRNTTHFYFPLGNYQKRLEEYLKASSEKEQWKDNVLNACKGWFHDGLRDRAVTRDLDWGVYVPLDGYENKVLYVWFEAVLGYISSTKEWSKNIGNENSWKEYWQNENTKYVAFIGKDNIVFHCIVFPAMIMAWNDISDVKYVLPANVPANEFLNFEGQKFSKSKHWGIDVDDFLSEFPADILRYALSGILPENADSDFYWKDFQARVNGELADILGNFIHRTLTFLHKNFDGKIPQCSELTELDLQLISLLETTPDVAGKYFDAYKFRDGIIEVMNLARFANKYFNDSAPWSSLKNNPKQCATALNLCVQTIRSLAILFEPIIPFTVQKIFKMLNIKNSMRETSWESAKELRLNEGHPLQQPEILFSKIEDETIEKILNRMEQQTNTSTSHQANRRVSEPAKISIEDFRKIELRVAKILSCEQVPKSKKLLKIKVTLGTEERQILAGVAEHYKPEELIGKTIIVVANLEAAKLMGEESQGMMLAASDNNSNLCFVTTAKEMHAGSLVK, encoded by the coding sequence ATGAACAACACAAAGAAAATTTTAGTTACTGCTGCACTTCCGTATGCAAACGGAAAAATTCATCTCGGTCATTTGGCTGGAGCGTATTTACCTGCTGATATTTATGTTCGGTATCAACGCGCGATGAAACGTGATGTTGTGTTTATTTGCGGCTCGGATGAACACGGCGTTCCGATTACGATTACAGCGGAAAAGGAAAACACCACGCCCAAAAACGTTGTTGACAAAGTTCACGAACTCAATAAATCTGCGTTTGAGAAGTGCGGAATGTCGTTTGATAATTATTCACGCACATCGCTCCCGCTTCATCACGAAACTGCAAAAGAATTCTTTCAGAAATTTTATCATCAAAAAATTCTTGTTGAAAAAAAAGAGCAACAATTTTTTGATGAGAAGAAACAAAAATTTCTTCCCGATAGATATGTGGAAGGAATTTGTCCCGTCTGCACAAATCCTGAAGCGCGCGGCGACCAATGCGAAAAGTGCGGCTCGTATTACAATGCATCAGAATTAAAAAATCCGAAAAGTAAATTGAGCGGCGAAACTCCGACACTCCGCAATACAACGCATTTTTATTTTCCGTTGGGAAATTATCAGAAACGTTTGGAAGAATATTTGAAAGCGAGTTCGGAAAAAGAACAATGGAAAGACAATGTGTTGAATGCGTGTAAAGGTTGGTTCCATGATGGTTTACGTGATAGAGCAGTTACGCGCGATTTGGATTGGGGCGTTTATGTTCCGCTCGATGGTTACGAAAATAAAGTTCTATACGTGTGGTTTGAAGCCGTGCTTGGTTATATCTCTTCGACAAAAGAATGGAGCAAAAATATTGGCAACGAAAATTCGTGGAAAGAATATTGGCAAAACGAAAACACGAAATACGTTGCATTCATTGGAAAAGATAATATCGTGTTTCACTGCATAGTTTTTCCCGCGATGATTATGGCATGGAATGATATCAGCGATGTGAAATATGTTTTGCCCGCGAATGTTCCCGCGAATGAGTTTTTGAATTTTGAAGGACAAAAATTTTCCAAAAGTAAACATTGGGGAATTGATGTTGATGATTTTCTCTCGGAGTTTCCAGCGGATATCCTTCGGTATGCGCTTTCAGGAATTTTGCCGGAGAATGCAGATTCGGATTTTTACTGGAAAGATTTTCAAGCGCGAGTGAATGGTGAACTTGCGGATATTCTCGGGAATTTTATTCATCGCACGCTGACGTTTCTCCATAAAAATTTTGATGGAAAAATTCCCCAATGCAGTGAACTTACTGAACTTGATTTGCAGTTGATTTCATTACTCGAAACCACTCCCGATGTTGCGGGAAAATATTTTGATGCGTACAAATTTCGTGATGGAATAATTGAAGTAATGAATCTCGCACGATTTGCGAATAAATATTTTAACGATAGCGCGCCATGGAGTTCGTTGAAAAATAATCCGAAACAATGCGCGACTGCCTTAAATCTTTGCGTTCAAACAATTCGCTCGCTCGCAATTTTGTTTGAACCAATAATTCCGTTCACGGTGCAAAAAATTTTCAAGATGTTGAACATAAAAAATTCTATGCGCGAAACTTCTTGGGAAAGTGCGAAAGAATTGCGATTAAATGAAGGACATCCGCTTCAACAACCGGAAATATTGTTCTCAAAAATTGAAGACGAAACGATAGAAAAAATTTTAAATCGAATGGAACAACAAACCAATACTTCAACAAGCCATCAAGCAAACAGGCGAGTGAGCGAACCAGCAAAAATCTCCATTGAAGACTTCAGGAAAATTGAATTGCGTGTTGCAAAAATTCTCTCGTGCGAACAAGTGCCGAAATCCAAAAAATTACTGAAAATTAAAGTAACTCTCGGAACCGAAGAACGACAAATACTTGCTGGTGTTGCGGAGCATTACAAACCTGAAGAGTTAATCGGAAAAACGATTATCGTTGTTGCAAATCTCGAAGCGGCAAAACTGATGGGAGAAGAATCGCAAGGAATGATGCTTGCGGCTTCGGATAACAACAGTAATCTGTGTTTTGTTACAACTGCAAAAGAAATGCACGCAGGAAGTTTAGTGAAATAA
- the topA gene encoding type I DNA topoisomerase yields the protein MAKAAQSLVIVESPSKAKTISKYLGAGYTVEATVGHVRDLPKSKLGVDVENNYECEYVTIKGKGEVLKKLRAKAKDATSVYLATDPDREGEAIAWHIVKEVFGNDGKGKTFRVLFHEITPRGIAEAMKHPLKINDKLVDSQQARRVMDRILGYKVSPYLWKRVYYGLSAGRVQSVALRLICEREEEIQAFAATEYWSIVGEFSHTSSESFFAKLFKIHKKEIIVPEKDYLNELRKKGTLHQYTWIENESAAIELMNDIRQHHFSVSDIQKKISKRNPSPPFITSTMQQEAASKLRFSAKKTMMVAQQLYEGIELGEEGTVGLITYMRTDSTRLSEDIVSELREYIFRTYGKEYIPEEPLAYKKKKSSQDAHEAIRPTMLKHSPKAIKKFLTPQQYSLYELIWSRFVACQMSPATLETTTALIEGGPYLFKATASQYVFRGFLQAYDDAEEEIITDEDSELVKKKIPLSLQVYQNVFVEQLIPHQHFTKPPARYSESTLVKELESLGIGRPSTYASIVSTVQERGYVEQRERRLFPTSLGIDVNKILVHNFPDIFNVQFTATMEEELETIATGKQKYKKVLDDFYVPFVRSLEQAEQREHALPHEHQTEAAGQLCEKCGKPMIERWGRNGKFLACSGYPECKSTKPLKREVEEIAKPTGVVCEKCGSEMVFKLSKFGKFLGCSNYPECKNIKPITLGIKCPTCSEGDVLERKSKRGKAFYGCSRYPDCDFVSWDKPVNMPCDVCNNKFIVKKYSQKRGEYFQCPNCKAEISKEVQEIAVN from the coding sequence ATGGCGAAAGCCGCACAATCTCTTGTCATCGTCGAATCTCCTTCGAAAGCAAAAACCATTTCCAAATATTTAGGCGCAGGTTATACTGTTGAAGCAACTGTTGGACACGTGCGCGATTTACCGAAAAGCAAACTCGGCGTTGATGTCGAAAACAACTACGAATGCGAATACGTTACAATCAAAGGCAAAGGCGAAGTTCTTAAAAAACTTCGTGCGAAAGCAAAAGATGCAACATCGGTTTATCTTGCAACTGACCCAGATCGAGAAGGAGAAGCAATTGCATGGCATATCGTAAAAGAAGTTTTCGGAAATGATGGAAAAGGCAAAACGTTTCGCGTACTTTTTCACGAGATAACGCCGCGTGGAATTGCCGAAGCAATGAAACATCCGCTCAAAATCAATGACAAACTTGTTGATTCGCAACAAGCGCGGAGAGTGATGGATAGAATTCTTGGATACAAAGTTTCGCCGTATTTATGGAAACGCGTGTACTATGGATTATCTGCAGGCAGAGTTCAATCGGTTGCATTGCGCTTGATTTGCGAGCGTGAAGAAGAGATTCAAGCATTTGCGGCAACGGAATATTGGTCAATTGTTGGTGAGTTTTCGCATACATCGTCAGAATCGTTTTTTGCAAAACTTTTTAAAATTCATAAAAAAGAAATTATTGTTCCAGAAAAGGACTATCTGAATGAATTACGGAAAAAAGGAACATTGCATCAGTACACGTGGATAGAAAATGAATCAGCAGCAATAGAGTTAATGAACGATATACGGCAACATCATTTTTCCGTTTCCGATATTCAGAAGAAAATATCGAAGCGTAATCCATCGCCGCCGTTTATTACGAGTACAATGCAACAAGAAGCCGCTTCCAAACTTCGTTTTTCCGCGAAGAAAACAATGATGGTTGCGCAGCAATTATACGAAGGAATTGAATTGGGAGAAGAAGGAACTGTAGGCTTGATTACGTATATGCGAACGGATTCGACACGATTGAGCGAAGATATTGTATCGGAACTTCGCGAGTATATTTTTCGAACGTACGGAAAAGAATATATCCCCGAAGAACCGCTTGCGTATAAAAAAAAGAAATCATCGCAAGATGCTCACGAAGCAATTCGCCCGACAATGCTGAAACATTCTCCGAAAGCAATAAAAAAATTTCTTACCCCGCAACAATATTCGTTATACGAATTGATTTGGAGTCGTTTCGTTGCGTGTCAAATGAGCCCCGCTACATTAGAAACAACTACTGCATTGATAGAAGGCGGTCCTTATTTGTTTAAAGCAACCGCGTCGCAATATGTATTCCGCGGATTTTTACAGGCGTATGATGATGCGGAAGAAGAAATAATAACGGATGAAGACTCTGAACTGGTCAAGAAAAAAATTCCATTGTCATTGCAAGTGTATCAAAATGTTTTTGTCGAACAACTTATTCCGCATCAGCATTTCACAAAGCCGCCTGCTCGCTATTCTGAAAGCACATTGGTAAAAGAATTGGAATCTCTTGGTATTGGAAGACCAAGCACGTATGCGTCAATTGTGAGTACTGTTCAGGAACGCGGATACGTGGAACAGCGAGAACGTCGTTTGTTTCCCACATCATTAGGTATTGATGTGAACAAAATCCTTGTGCATAATTTTCCCGATATTTTTAACGTTCAGTTCACTGCGACGATGGAAGAAGAATTGGAAACCATTGCTACAGGAAAACAGAAATACAAAAAAGTACTGGACGATTTTTATGTTCCTTTTGTACGATCTTTGGAACAAGCGGAACAACGCGAGCATGCTCTTCCGCACGAACATCAAACAGAAGCCGCTGGACAATTGTGCGAAAAATGCGGAAAGCCAATGATTGAACGTTGGGGACGTAACGGAAAATTTCTTGCTTGTTCGGGATATCCGGAATGTAAAAGTACAAAGCCATTGAAAAGGGAAGTGGAAGAAATTGCAAAACCTACGGGCGTAGTGTGTGAAAAATGCGGAAGTGAAATGGTGTTTAAACTGAGCAAGTTTGGAAAATTTCTCGGATGTTCAAATTATCCCGAATGTAAAAATATTAAACCGATTACGTTGGGAATAAAATGTCCAACATGTAGCGAAGGCGATGTTCTTGAACGAAAATCGAAACGAGGGAAAGCGTTTTACGGATGTTCCCGGTATCCCGATTGTGATTTTGTGAGTTGGGATAAACCGGTAAATATGCCGTGCGATGTGTGCAACAATAAATTTATTGTAAAAAAATATTCTCAAAAGCGCGGAGAATATTTCCAATGTCCTAATTGCAAAGCGGAAATATCGAAAGAAGTTCAGGAAATAGCAGTAAACTGA
- a CDS encoding M23 family metallopeptidase: MKHLYTKLLRMCELLRKRIFVYSDETSNFREVNKAYVKLFGIVLSSLLLGAMGTMVIVLVFSSVSLDSVLVQNENTILKNQLQRMEIEVEKMKTELGHISLQGNKLRMLVDLPVVDKSIAKAGTGGTEDVFSNVTSETSNTFSSAISKLTSLQREIRIQQQSFKQIKEKAEFNKKFFDCLPSLKPMEGYYSPTGFGNRMHPVLGLYKTHVGLDIIGNVGTPIYAAGDGVIEFSGRNTGGYGLMIEINHGFGYKTLYAHCSKVFVKEGARVKRGDIIAKSGKSGLVSGPHLHYEVSYNGVKQNPVDFFFDDIHLSTFKNRRIAQK; this comes from the coding sequence ATGAAACACTTATACACAAAACTACTCCGGATGTGCGAGCTACTCAGAAAACGGATTTTCGTCTATTCGGATGAAACATCGAACTTTCGCGAAGTGAACAAAGCCTATGTAAAACTTTTTGGAATTGTTCTTTCCTCGCTATTGCTTGGAGCGATGGGAACGATGGTAATTGTGCTTGTATTCTCTTCTGTGTCGTTGGATTCAGTTCTTGTGCAAAACGAAAATACTATACTGAAAAACCAACTTCAACGGATGGAAATCGAAGTTGAAAAAATGAAAACCGAACTTGGACATATTTCATTGCAAGGAAACAAACTTCGAATGTTAGTGGATTTACCCGTTGTTGATAAATCAATAGCAAAAGCAGGAACAGGAGGAACGGAAGATGTATTCTCTAATGTAACTTCAGAAACGAGCAATACATTCAGTTCGGCAATATCAAAACTTACCTCACTTCAAAGAGAAATACGTATACAACAACAAAGTTTTAAGCAAATAAAAGAGAAAGCAGAATTCAATAAAAAATTTTTCGACTGTTTACCATCGTTGAAACCGATGGAAGGTTATTATTCGCCTACTGGATTTGGAAACAGAATGCATCCGGTTCTTGGGTTATATAAAACGCACGTTGGACTTGATATCATCGGAAATGTTGGAACACCGATTTATGCCGCAGGAGATGGCGTTATCGAATTTTCCGGGCGAAATACGGGCGGATATGGTTTGATGATAGAAATAAATCATGGTTTCGGATATAAAACGTTATACGCACATTGTTCAAAAGTATTCGTAAAAGAAGGAGCGAGAGTGAAGCGAGGCGATATTATTGCAAAGAGTGGAAAATCCGGTTTAGTTTCAGGTCCGCACCTTCATTATGAAGTAAGTTACAACGGAGTAAAACAAAATCCCGTGGATTTCTTTTTTGATGATATTCATCTATCAACATTTAAAAATCGCCGCATTGCACAAAAATAA
- a CDS encoding DUF2795 domain-containing protein produces the protein MIWTMELAAYLDDAPWPATKDELIEYSERIGAPREVVENLQELEDSEEVYEGIEDVWHDIPSQEDFFFEDDEDNEY, from the coding sequence ATGATATGGACTATGGAACTTGCAGCGTATCTTGACGATGCGCCGTGGCCAGCAACAAAAGATGAACTCATCGAATACTCTGAACGAATTGGCGCACCGAGAGAAGTAGTTGAGAATTTGCAAGAACTCGAAGATAGTGAAGAAGTCTATGAAGGCATTGAGGACGTTTGGCACGATATTCCTTCGCAAGAGGATTTCTTTTTTGAAGATGACGAAGATAACGAGTATTAA
- the ybeY gene encoding rRNA maturation RNase YbeY produces the protein MNKKHSGRIEIFHQHRWLRFKKVIAQEIVHSVIHCERYALQEVNVIFVDDAFMKKLHKEYFDLSIGTDVISFRFNSGKQIEGEIYICLDTAQKQAKQYFQTYTQEVSRLLIHGTLHLLGYDDTTVATHKKMTQKENFYLQNILL, from the coding sequence ATGAACAAGAAACACAGCGGAAGGATTGAAATTTTTCATCAACATCGCTGGCTTCGGTTTAAAAAAGTTATTGCTCAAGAAATAGTGCATAGTGTTATCCACTGTGAACGATATGCGCTTCAAGAAGTGAACGTAATTTTTGTTGACGATGCATTTATGAAAAAACTTCACAAAGAATATTTTGATTTGTCTATCGGAACAGATGTGATAAGTTTTAGGTTTAATAGTGGCAAACAAATAGAAGGTGAAATATATATTTGTCTCGATACAGCGCAGAAACAAGCGAAACAATATTTCCAAACATACACGCAAGAAGTTTCGCGGCTTCTCATTCACGGAACACTTCACCTTCTTGGTTACGACGACACAACAGTGGCGACACACAAAAAAATGACACAAAAAGAAAATTTTTATTTACAAAATATACTCTTGTAA
- a CDS encoding HPr kinase/phosphorylase → MDNFKQNETPKKSITVEYLYETIKHRVHLEQLNGTTGFSAVITDKNIHRPGLALAGYVDLFTYDRVQVVGNTEVRYLQSLPNERAKDSFEGIIQFPIPCIIVTNNNELCSELIQSATEKNIALFRTPFETTKLIYFVSDFLDDQFAPQSTIHGSLVDVYGVGLLLTGKSGIGKSEIALDLVERGHRLVADDVVTITRKGESILMGAGTNLVKHFMEIRGLGLIDVRSMFGIRAIRFQKRVEIIVELEERNSENDYTRTGLSSAVRELLGVEVQTVKLPIFPGKNVTVICEVIALNYLLKHYGYDAAKEFSKRLEHVISEKSQHRKTEEMRVVDYFEHDFE, encoded by the coding sequence TTGGACAATTTTAAGCAAAACGAAACGCCCAAAAAAAGTATCACCGTCGAATATTTGTACGAAACCATCAAACATCGCGTTCATTTGGAGCAACTGAATGGCACGACAGGTTTCTCTGCTGTAATTACAGATAAAAATATTCATCGTCCGGGACTTGCGCTTGCGGGATATGTTGATTTATTTACGTATGATCGCGTTCAGGTTGTTGGAAATACGGAAGTTCGGTACTTACAATCGTTGCCCAACGAGAGAGCAAAAGATTCATTTGAAGGAATCATTCAATTTCCGATTCCTTGTATTATCGTTACGAACAATAATGAATTGTGCAGCGAACTTATTCAAAGTGCAACGGAAAAAAATATCGCACTGTTTCGCACACCGTTTGAAACGACGAAACTTATTTATTTTGTAAGCGATTTTCTTGATGACCAGTTTGCACCGCAATCTACTATTCACGGTTCGTTGGTAGATGTGTACGGTGTCGGACTTTTGTTAACAGGAAAATCTGGAATTGGGAAAAGTGAAATTGCATTGGATTTGGTGGAACGCGGTCATCGTCTTGTTGCGGATGATGTCGTTACGATAACGCGCAAAGGAGAAAGCATTCTGATGGGTGCGGGAACAAATCTTGTAAAACATTTTATGGAAATACGCGGTCTCGGTTTGATTGACGTTCGAAGTATGTTCGGCATTCGCGCAATACGTTTTCAAAAGCGTGTGGAAATTATTGTTGAACTTGAAGAACGCAATTCTGAAAATGATTACACAAGAACGGGTTTAAGTTCTGCCGTGAGGGAACTTTTGGGCGTTGAAGTGCAAACTGTTAAACTTCCAATTTTTCCGGGTAAAAATGTAACCGTTATTTGCGAAGTGATAGCACTGAACTATCTACTAAAACACTATGGCTATGATGCTGCAAAAGAATTTTCAAAACGACTTGAACACGTTATCAGTGAAAAATCGCAACATCGCAAAACGGAAGAAATGAGAGTTGTTGACTATTTTGAACACGATTTTGAATAA
- a CDS encoding tyrosine recombinase XerC, giving the protein MEQYVENFLQYLRSRCFSPHTVEAYETDIRQFVSFLKKYFEQEFVALEQIDVATIRHFLGYLFEQNFQKKSINRKLSSVRSLFHYLLKEKIYTQNPALRISNAKKEKRLPSFLSEDEAEKLMDVPDTSSVAGSRDSAILELLYSTGIRRAELIGLNLSDVDYIGNCVRVMGKRNKQRIVPCGNIALKKLKHYCSIRQELFTEQTTDDDRDAIFLSKNGKRFLPWTLTLLVKAYIKQVSDVSKKSPHTLRHTFATHLLNRGADLRSVKEMLGHEQLSTTQIYTHLTPERLKKMYEQAHPRA; this is encoded by the coding sequence ATGGAACAGTATGTAGAAAATTTTTTGCAATATCTTCGTTCGCGATGTTTTTCGCCGCATACAGTTGAAGCGTATGAAACGGATATCCGTCAGTTTGTATCGTTCTTAAAAAAATATTTTGAACAAGAATTCGTTGCATTAGAACAAATTGACGTAGCGACAATTCGTCATTTTCTTGGTTATTTATTCGAACAGAATTTTCAAAAAAAAAGTATCAATCGGAAACTTTCTTCTGTGCGGTCGTTGTTTCACTATTTACTCAAAGAAAAAATTTACACGCAAAATCCTGCGTTGCGAATTTCAAACGCAAAAAAAGAAAAACGGTTGCCATCGTTTCTTTCTGAGGATGAAGCGGAGAAGTTAATGGATGTGCCGGATACTTCGTCAGTCGCTGGTTCACGCGATTCAGCAATTCTTGAATTGTTGTACAGCACAGGAATACGTCGTGCTGAATTGATTGGATTAAATTTGAGCGATGTGGATTATATTGGGAATTGTGTTCGCGTTATGGGGAAAAGAAATAAACAGCGCATTGTTCCGTGTGGAAACATCGCATTGAAAAAATTGAAACATTATTGTTCAATTCGGCAAGAATTATTTACCGAACAAACAACGGATGATGATAGAGATGCAATATTTCTCTCGAAAAACGGAAAGCGGTTTTTACCTTGGACATTGACGCTATTAGTGAAAGCATATATCAAACAAGTTTCTGATGTTTCAAAAAAAAGCCCGCATACGTTGCGTCATACTTTTGCAACGCATTTGCTTAATCGCGGCGCGGATTTGCGTTCCGTCAAGGAAATGCTTGGTCACGAACAACTTTCGACGACACAAATTTATACGCATCTTACGCCGGAACGATTGAAAAAAATGTATGAACAAGCGCATCCGAGAGCATAA